Proteins from one Paenibacillus amylolyticus genomic window:
- a CDS encoding ornithine cyclodeaminase family protein produces MRFLSNNDIRQGLNVAKVIHLVETVYTAKSENNTEIWPTIFYDFVPGKADMDIKSGYLKRDKVFGHKTITWFAENEAKQLPTLTGLITVFDAETGRPMGITEASYITGIRTGASGAIGAKYLARQDSETLLVVGSGNQAIFQIACALSALSNLKTVCVAARDQEKLRSLVNSLPQRLQSEFGMNVENVKFEAAKSLEEAVKSSDIIITVTSSRTPIIKKEWVKPGTHLSCIGADMAGKQEIDSNVMSQARLYVDDREHCIQVGEIEIPLKEGKITESHICGEIGDLIVGKIEGRTSNEEITIFDATGMAILDIYAAKLALQMAEQRNLGVKINF; encoded by the coding sequence ATGCGATTTTTAAGTAATAACGATATCAGACAAGGGTTGAATGTTGCAAAAGTTATACATCTCGTTGAAACGGTGTATACAGCCAAAAGTGAAAATAATACAGAGATTTGGCCAACCATCTTTTATGATTTTGTTCCAGGCAAGGCAGATATGGACATTAAATCAGGGTATCTGAAACGCGATAAGGTATTTGGGCATAAAACGATCACATGGTTTGCGGAGAATGAAGCGAAGCAACTACCCACTTTAACGGGACTCATAACCGTATTCGATGCTGAAACAGGCAGACCAATGGGAATCACCGAGGCATCCTACATTACAGGCATACGTACAGGCGCTTCGGGAGCGATTGGAGCAAAATATCTGGCGAGACAGGATTCTGAAACTCTGCTTGTCGTAGGATCTGGAAACCAGGCGATCTTTCAGATTGCCTGCGCCTTATCTGCGCTTTCGAACTTGAAAACGGTTTGTGTCGCCGCCAGGGACCAGGAGAAGCTGAGATCTTTGGTTAACTCACTACCACAGAGACTTCAATCTGAATTTGGGATGAACGTAGAGAACGTCAAGTTTGAAGCAGCGAAATCGCTAGAAGAAGCCGTAAAAAGCAGTGATATAATCATCACCGTAACATCATCAAGAACGCCAATCATTAAGAAAGAATGGGTAAAACCAGGAACACACCTATCTTGCATAGGTGCAGATATGGCAGGGAAACAGGAGATTGATTCCAACGTGATGTCACAAGCCCGCCTATATGTAGATGATCGGGAGCACTGTATTCAAGTCGGCGAGATTGAGATACCACTCAAAGAAGGCAAGATTACAGAAAGCCATATATGCGGCGAGATCGGCGATTTAATTGTAGGGAAGATTGAGGGAAGAACCTCTAACGAAGAAATTACCATTTTTGATGCAACAGGTATGGCGATTCTGGATATATATGCAGCGAAATTGGCGTTACAGATGGCGGAGCAACGAAATCTCGGCGTTAAAATTAACTTCTGA
- a CDS encoding acetyltransferase: MHIVSYREQDQERLVQIWERAVRATHTFLEEQHIQFYRDVVGKVLQERQVEVWETLDKEHQPVGFIGLQDNFIEMLFVDPSQHGQGVGRLLIEHTIKIKGHHLKVDVNEQNPGAAQFYSKMGFVQIGRSEFDGSGNPFPLLHLEMS; encoded by the coding sequence ATGCATATCGTGTCATACCGGGAACAAGATCAGGAACGACTGGTTCAGATTTGGGAGAGAGCTGTTCGAGCAACACATACCTTTTTGGAGGAGCAACACATTCAATTCTATCGGGATGTGGTAGGCAAGGTATTACAGGAACGGCAAGTCGAGGTGTGGGAAACTCTAGATAAAGAACATCAGCCTGTCGGTTTTATCGGGTTGCAGGATAACTTTATTGAGATGTTGTTCGTCGATCCAAGTCAGCATGGACAGGGAGTTGGGCGTCTGCTAATTGAACATACCATCAAGATCAAAGGACACCATCTAAAGGTGGATGTCAACGAACAGAACCCTGGAGCTGCGCAATTCTATAGCAAAATGGGGTTTGTTCAGATCGGACGCTCCGAATTCGATGGCTCTGGGAATCCGTTCCCGCTATTGCATCTGGAAATGTCATAA
- a CDS encoding TetR/AcrR family transcriptional regulator → MPYPKGHKLKVRNHIITSAAKAFRTHGVRSISLPHIMKGAGLTHGGFYSHFDNKDQLVMETCHFAISDTIEMLQKIADKNKEEEQTSIEAVIDFYLSSLHRDQTEVGCILPALSGEISQLSEDIRQAYTQELQRFIAFITTMAGMNTADGYALVSSMVGTVALARAVSDAKFSDDLLQAGRVQAKQMVKVGSR, encoded by the coding sequence ATGCCTTATCCGAAAGGGCACAAACTCAAAGTTCGGAACCATATTATTACCAGCGCAGCCAAAGCATTTCGAACCCACGGCGTGCGGAGTATTAGTCTCCCACATATTATGAAAGGTGCTGGACTGACACATGGGGGATTTTACTCCCATTTTGATAATAAGGATCAGCTTGTGATGGAGACCTGTCATTTCGCCATTAGTGACACCATTGAAATGCTGCAGAAAATTGCAGACAAAAACAAAGAGGAAGAGCAGACCTCGATTGAAGCTGTCATTGATTTTTATTTAAGTTCCCTGCATCGAGATCAGACGGAAGTCGGTTGTATCTTACCCGCTTTATCGGGAGAGATCTCCCAACTATCGGAGGATATTCGACAAGCTTACACGCAGGAGTTGCAACGTTTTATCGCGTTTATTACAACGATGGCTGGCATGAATACAGCTGATGGTTATGCGTTGGTAAGCAGTATGGTAGGTACCGTTGCACTGGCACGGGCAGTTAGTGATGCGAAGTTCAGTGATGACTTGTTACAGGCAGGTCGTGTGCAGGCCAAACAAATGGTAAAGGTCGGCTCCAGATAA
- a CDS encoding ABC transporter permease subunit: MERIRRNWGLYVLLFPAFVLTLLFAYKPMYGVIIAFKDYSPASGIGGSPWAGFKYFEKFFHSYQFTNTIRNTLIISLYSLATFPLPIMLALMVNQMRAGRFKRFFQTVSYMPHFISTVVMVGLMLILFSPSTGLVGNMYQLFGAQAPDLMGSSALFSSVYVWSDVWQHVGWDSIIYIAALSAVDPSLYEAATVDGASRWHKIRYIDIPMLLPTAITLLILRMGGLLGVGFEKVYLMQNDLNILSSEILSTYVYKIGLLSSQYSFSSAINLFNTVINFILLILVNQLSKKYSENSLW; encoded by the coding sequence ATGGAAAGAATCAGGCGCAATTGGGGGCTTTACGTTTTACTTTTTCCGGCTTTTGTGTTAACACTACTTTTTGCTTATAAGCCAATGTACGGCGTTATTATCGCATTCAAGGATTATAGTCCGGCCTCGGGAATCGGGGGCAGTCCATGGGCAGGGTTCAAGTATTTTGAGAAGTTTTTTCATTCCTATCAATTTACGAATACGATACGTAACACACTTATAATCAGCCTGTACAGTTTGGCTACATTTCCGCTTCCGATTATGCTTGCATTAATGGTGAACCAGATGAGGGCAGGGAGGTTCAAGCGCTTTTTCCAGACGGTCTCCTATATGCCCCACTTTATTTCAACGGTAGTCATGGTCGGATTAATGCTAATTCTGTTCTCGCCCAGCACTGGATTGGTTGGCAATATGTATCAGCTCTTTGGAGCACAAGCACCGGACTTAATGGGCTCATCGGCTCTGTTCAGCAGTGTGTATGTATGGTCTGATGTGTGGCAGCACGTCGGTTGGGACAGCATCATCTATATTGCCGCGTTGTCTGCCGTAGATCCAAGCCTCTATGAAGCGGCAACGGTCGATGGGGCAAGCAGGTGGCACAAGATTCGTTATATTGATATCCCGATGCTTTTGCCGACGGCGATCACGCTGCTCATTCTAAGGATGGGCGGATTGCTTGGTGTAGGATTTGAGAAGGTCTATCTTATGCAGAACGACTTGAACATCCTTTCCAGTGAGATTCTGTCTACGTATGTATACAAAATCGGTCTGCTGAGCAGTCAATACAGCTTCTCCTCGGCAATTAACCTGTTTAATACGGTGATTAATTTCATTCTGCTCATTCTGGTCAATCAGTTGTCCAAGAAATACAGTGAGAACAGCCTATGGTAG
- a CDS encoding histidine kinase, translating to MMFVISFIVFVLDLIISVASISLVRQQSAQYLQDTTDMYMNRINHDFAYINHFMGWTLANDENLETMNTYGVNSIPFLKSNEKLHKLFAELQRNYGQSYNFFYYLENSEYFLNCAPISISYSDYSEVKRQIISLTRDKGVYEKFYSHWTPIHVNGTSYLVNIVPYYNRYLIALISADDLIAPLQQINLGASGYASLVDENGIQLSGPGKGENTLEPMPSFLDVLRSHSVVSSDFSNADFSARMVIKFGAFEKIMVAQLLIMLLFLIVTSSLSAILMFFRKNLLVPIQRFSKNLARINEGDEATDHKSSRIMELEQVNAQFKELVGQIKRFKIDRYEQELEKQKIRLDYMKLQIKPHFFLNCLTSMYSMAQMQMFEEIESMALATSRYFRYIFQSGDNFVLLEDEIEHVRTYLDIQKSRYRDAFSYRIATSETITGIAIPPLVIQTFIENAVKYGVSRERELCITLSVDVEQQENGDRLLIHISDTGPGFKPEILEALIRGEALEQTGGNRIGIMNTIQRLELLYRHEAAITFASDTIGARITLSLPKLILNSERSGEVIDDECIAG from the coding sequence ATGATGTTCGTTATTTCATTTATCGTGTTCGTTCTGGATCTGATCATCAGCGTCGCTTCCATCTCCTTGGTCAGGCAACAATCCGCCCAATACTTGCAGGACACCACGGATATGTATATGAATCGCATTAATCATGACTTTGCCTACATTAATCATTTCATGGGATGGACACTGGCCAACGACGAGAATTTGGAAACGATGAACACATATGGTGTGAACAGCATTCCATTTCTAAAATCCAACGAGAAACTACATAAACTATTTGCTGAATTACAGCGAAACTATGGACAGTCGTACAATTTCTTTTATTACTTAGAGAACAGTGAATACTTCCTCAACTGTGCGCCAATAAGCATCTCATATTCGGATTATTCGGAAGTAAAAAGACAAATTATTTCCCTAACTCGTGACAAAGGTGTATATGAGAAGTTCTATTCCCATTGGACGCCCATCCACGTGAATGGCACTTCTTATCTGGTCAATATTGTACCGTACTACAATCGCTATCTTATTGCGTTGATATCCGCAGATGATCTGATCGCTCCGCTACAGCAAATCAATCTGGGCGCGAGCGGATACGCCTCACTGGTGGATGAGAATGGCATCCAGCTTTCTGGACCTGGCAAAGGAGAAAACACCTTGGAACCGATGCCTTCCTTCCTTGATGTGCTCAGGTCACACAGCGTTGTCAGCAGCGACTTTTCCAACGCGGATTTTAGTGCACGCATGGTTATCAAATTCGGTGCATTTGAGAAAATCATGGTGGCTCAGCTGCTCATCATGCTGCTTTTTTTGATTGTAACCTCATCATTAAGCGCAATCCTTATGTTTTTCAGAAAGAATCTGCTTGTTCCCATTCAGCGTTTTTCCAAAAATCTTGCTCGAATTAATGAGGGTGATGAGGCGACAGATCATAAGAGCAGCCGGATTATGGAACTGGAACAGGTTAATGCACAATTCAAGGAACTGGTGGGCCAGATTAAGCGTTTCAAGATTGATCGCTATGAGCAGGAATTGGAGAAACAGAAAATACGTTTGGATTATATGAAATTACAGATCAAACCTCACTTTTTTCTTAATTGTCTGACAAGCATGTACAGTATGGCACAGATGCAAATGTTTGAGGAGATTGAAAGCATGGCTCTCGCTACGTCCAGGTATTTCCGTTATATCTTTCAAAGTGGAGATAATTTCGTTCTGCTGGAGGATGAAATTGAACATGTGAGAACGTATCTGGACATCCAGAAATCACGTTACCGGGATGCTTTCTCCTATCGAATTGCAACGTCCGAAACGATCACTGGTATCGCTATTCCACCACTGGTTATACAAACCTTCATCGAAAATGCTGTCAAATACGGAGTTTCACGGGAACGGGAATTATGTATTACGTTATCCGTAGATGTAGAACAACAGGAAAATGGTGATCGTCTGCTGATCCATATCTCTGATACGGGACCCGGATTCAAGCCGGAAATTCTTGAAGCGCTCATCCGTGGAGAAGCACTGGAGCAAACAGGAGGCAACCGGATAGGCATTATGAATACCATTCAACGTTTGGAGCTGCTATACCGGCATGAAGCTGCAATTACGTTTGCGAGCGATACCATTGGTGCTCGAATCACGCTATCCTTGCCTAAATTGATATTGAATTCAGAACGTTCTGGAGAGGTGATAGATGATGAATGTATTGCTGGTTGA
- a CDS encoding DUF4180 domain-containing protein, whose translation MNIRKINENGVSIAYVTIDEQLITDVQSAIDLMATVRYEADCHRIIVNKSAVSEVFFDLKTRLAGEVLQKFINYQTKIAIIGDFSGYTSKSLRDFIYESNNGNDIFFVTEEKLAIEKLSQKQ comes from the coding sequence ATGAATATCAGAAAAATAAACGAAAATGGAGTATCTATTGCTTACGTTACGATTGATGAACAATTAATTACCGATGTTCAATCCGCTATCGATCTTATGGCTACGGTTCGATATGAGGCCGATTGTCATCGGATTATAGTTAACAAATCTGCTGTCAGTGAAGTATTTTTTGATCTGAAAACACGGTTGGCAGGTGAAGTGTTGCAAAAGTTCATCAATTACCAGACCAAAATTGCGATCATCGGTGATTTTTCCGGTTATACCAGCAAAAGTCTTCGAGATTTTATCTATGAAAGCAACAATGGGAACGATATATTCTTCGTAACAGAGGAAAAACTGGCTATTGAAAAGCTAAGCCAGAAACAGTGA
- a CDS encoding LysR family transcriptional regulator, with the protein MNISQLQYLLSAAQWGSFTKAASAHHLTVPTISQSIKQLEEEMDTVIFYRTKKGVVPTAEGELVLQHAAAVLKNIENMQSALLNFKDESLEYITISTIPGFVPQVVQTMLELMDTYPTLKVQMIEGDTLTVMKHVQEGYAHMGLLSYNKSQQDDLYEWVPIVKGSAVLIMNNRSSLRFFKTISPEDLHNEVFVLYKDEHIENIAHTLMSTNHTNRIALITNNMDALCQMIVHGNAITIAPDFILNALSSTYREQLATVPLQQFSSEKAILGRITRTDEPLSNMVEEFTTKLANLVQNPKGSSLN; encoded by the coding sequence ATGAATATTTCACAGTTGCAATATTTATTATCTGCTGCGCAGTGGGGATCATTCACGAAGGCCGCGAGCGCGCATCATCTCACCGTGCCAACGATCAGTCAGTCCATTAAACAATTGGAAGAAGAGATGGATACCGTTATTTTTTACCGTACCAAAAAGGGAGTCGTACCCACAGCAGAAGGAGAGCTTGTTCTGCAACATGCGGCAGCCGTCCTCAAAAATATTGAAAATATGCAGAGTGCATTGCTCAATTTCAAGGACGAATCCTTAGAGTACATCACGATCTCCACCATTCCTGGTTTTGTTCCTCAAGTGGTGCAGACCATGCTGGAGCTGATGGATACATATCCCACACTCAAAGTTCAGATGATTGAAGGAGATACGCTAACGGTGATGAAACATGTTCAAGAAGGTTATGCACACATGGGACTGCTCTCATATAATAAAAGCCAACAGGACGATTTGTACGAATGGGTTCCCATCGTCAAAGGCAGCGCAGTGTTGATCATGAACAACCGTTCGTCATTACGATTTTTCAAAACAATCTCGCCTGAAGACTTGCATAATGAAGTATTTGTCCTATACAAAGATGAACATATTGAAAATATCGCTCATACGTTAATGTCCACTAATCATACCAACCGTATTGCCTTGATCACGAATAATATGGATGCATTGTGCCAAATGATTGTTCATGGCAATGCCATAACGATTGCTCCAGATTTTATATTAAATGCGTTGTCTTCCACCTATCGTGAACAATTAGCAACAGTTCCTTTGCAACAATTCAGCTCTGAGAAAGCCATCTTGGGAAGAATCACACGAACAGATGAACCGCTCTCTAACATGGTCGAAGAGTTTACAACCAAGCTGGCTAACCTCGTGCAAAATCCAAAAGGTTCTTCGTTGAATTAA
- a CDS encoding extracellular solute-binding protein, translating to MGKKIGKKFFTKMNSLLIVTAMLVSVVGCSSENSGEVPETSISSDFNKEGLPIVNNPVTLKVLTVRWGNMGDTFTQNQWLKDLEKETNVKIEWQVMSSNDWGEQKSIMLASGTLPDIILGDQVFSDSDIVNNLSYFRPLDEYIDSYMPNLKAAMEETPDMKKISTFPDGKIYSMPTRLPSRPKSRNQPVINKAWLDKLGLKAPTTTEELYQVLKAFKEKDPNGNGKPDEIPYTETGLNMDFLNPFGITDINASSMIVQDGKPVYYPTTDAYKEGLIYTHKLYSEGLIDQELFTQDNTMTSAKWQNADIPIVGFSNQWTPDAVFGKWSDQYEAIAPIAGPDGKRYQPGDPGGMNLARNELLITSSCTVPEVAARWADQFYTSEASIQNFWGAIGTVIEKNDDGTYTLMDPPAGTSADAWYWDQSLRDFGPKYVSPSFEEKIKLNPQAGDGLKLQIDQLGSADVTTPYPKVMYNAEEFQELPTLTTDIDGYVATMRAQWVTKGGIEEGWDAYVKKLNDMGLEQLVTIRNDAYERYMNVK from the coding sequence ATGGGGAAGAAGATAGGCAAGAAGTTTTTTACCAAAATGAATAGCTTGCTTATTGTCACAGCCATGCTGGTAAGCGTGGTGGGTTGTAGCAGCGAAAATAGCGGCGAGGTCCCCGAGACTTCGATCTCAAGCGATTTTAACAAAGAGGGGCTGCCAATCGTCAATAATCCGGTAACACTCAAAGTACTAACGGTTCGCTGGGGGAACATGGGTGACACCTTCACCCAGAACCAATGGCTCAAGGATTTGGAGAAGGAGACCAACGTAAAAATTGAGTGGCAGGTCATGTCCTCCAATGACTGGGGTGAGCAGAAATCGATCATGCTTGCCAGCGGTACACTGCCGGACATTATTCTAGGGGATCAGGTGTTCAGCGATTCGGACATTGTCAATAACCTGAGCTATTTCCGTCCGCTGGATGAATACATCGATTCGTATATGCCTAACTTGAAGGCAGCGATGGAAGAGACACCTGACATGAAGAAAATAAGCACATTTCCTGACGGCAAAATTTACTCCATGCCTACCCGATTACCTTCCCGTCCGAAGAGCAGGAATCAACCTGTAATCAACAAGGCATGGCTCGATAAACTGGGATTGAAGGCACCTACAACCACAGAGGAACTGTATCAGGTATTGAAAGCGTTTAAGGAGAAAGATCCAAACGGAAACGGAAAACCGGATGAAATTCCATACACGGAAACGGGTCTGAATATGGACTTTCTGAATCCGTTCGGGATCACCGATATTAATGCCAGCAGCATGATCGTGCAGGATGGAAAACCGGTCTATTATCCGACAACGGACGCTTATAAAGAGGGGCTTATTTACACACACAAATTATATTCAGAAGGTCTGATTGATCAGGAATTATTCACCCAAGACAACACCATGACATCAGCGAAATGGCAAAATGCAGACATTCCCATTGTCGGTTTCAGTAACCAATGGACCCCTGATGCGGTGTTTGGCAAGTGGAGCGACCAATACGAGGCGATTGCACCTATTGCCGGACCTGATGGCAAACGTTATCAGCCAGGTGACCCTGGCGGCATGAATCTGGCCCGTAATGAACTGCTCATTACAAGTTCATGCACAGTTCCGGAAGTAGCGGCACGCTGGGCCGATCAATTCTATACCAGCGAAGCAAGCATTCAGAATTTCTGGGGTGCGATCGGAACGGTCATCGAGAAAAATGATGATGGCACATACACACTGATGGATCCGCCGGCAGGCACCAGTGCAGATGCCTGGTATTGGGATCAATCCCTGCGTGATTTTGGACCCAAATATGTAAGCCCTTCCTTTGAGGAGAAAATAAAACTCAATCCGCAGGCTGGTGACGGACTCAAGCTGCAAATCGATCAGTTGGGCAGCGCGGATGTAACAACGCCTTATCCGAAGGTCATGTACAATGCAGAAGAGTTTCAGGAGCTGCCAACGCTGACAACGGATATTGATGGTTATGTGGCAACGATGCGTGCCCAATGGGTAACGAAAGGCGGCATTGAAGAGGGGTGGGATGCTTATGTCAAAAAGCTGAATGACATGGGTCTTGAGCAATTGGTGACCATCCGGAATGATGCTTACGAGCGTTATATGAACGTTAAATAA
- a CDS encoding right-handed parallel beta-helix repeat-containing protein, whose protein sequence is MRVLGGDYAHTPAIIADGLVIENSRIRNNLADGVNFAQGTSNSTVRNSSVRNNGDDGLAVWTSNVNGAPAGVNNTFSFNTIENNWRAAGIAFFGGSGHKATNNLIVDTVGGSAIRMNTVFPGYHFQNNTGILFSDTTIINSGTSKDLYNGERGAIDLEASNDAIKNITFTNIDILNTQRSAIQFGYGGGFENIVFNNININGTGLDGIETSRFTTPHKGAAIYTYTGNGSATFNHLTTSNIANPNVHQIQNGFNLIIQ, encoded by the coding sequence ATGCGGGTTCTGGGTGGGGATTATGCACACACACCAGCGATCATCGCCGATGGCTTGGTCATTGAGAACAGTCGTATTCGGAATAACCTTGCTGATGGAGTCAACTTTGCCCAAGGCACGAGCAATTCGACGGTACGTAACAGCAGTGTTCGCAACAACGGTGATGACGGTCTGGCCGTTTGGACCAGCAACGTGAATGGTGCACCGGCAGGGGTGAACAACACCTTCTCGTTTAACACCATTGAGAACAATTGGCGTGCGGCTGGGATCGCCTTTTTTGGAGGTAGCGGACATAAGGCCACCAACAATCTGATTGTGGATACGGTTGGCGGTTCAGCAATCCGAATGAATACTGTCTTCCCCGGGTACCATTTCCAAAACAACACGGGCATTCTGTTCTCGGATACCACAATTATTAATAGTGGTACCAGCAAGGATCTGTATAACGGGGAACGCGGAGCGATTGATCTGGAAGCTTCCAATGATGCCATTAAGAATATAACCTTTACAAACATCGATATTCTCAATACACAGCGGAGTGCCATTCAATTCGGCTACGGCGGTGGTTTCGAGAACATTGTGTTTAACAATATCAATATTAATGGTACGGGTCTGGATGGAATTGAGACATCACGCTTCACAACGCCACATAAGGGAGCAGCGATATACACATATACCGGCAATGGTTCAGCAACGTTTAACCATCTGACAACGAGCAATATTGCCAACCCCAACGTGCATCAGATTCAAAATGGATTTAATTTGATTATTCAATAG
- a CDS encoding alpha/beta hydrolase, whose protein sequence is MMRSIRSFLVELLLRMTKQKLDVNEFMEKRGKSNSLPYEIPAKLKQKYNITKEHSLPVDTYMLKSKFRSGERIVLYLPGGGYVEQPLTWHWHFLHNLTEQLHCTVYAPIYPKAPNYQYMDAIESVRRVYEHVLKITEPENIVIMGDSAGGGLSLAFAQYLLEQGLPQPKDIILLSPWLDITLSNPEVITMIDQEPMLNWDMLVESGKRYAGETPRSHYLLSPIHGEIKSLGKISLFIGTHELFLPDARKFKEKAIRQSVDINYFEYPKMNHVFPVFPIPEAKKALKQIVDIIQSQDK, encoded by the coding sequence ATGATGCGGAGTATACGAAGTTTCTTAGTCGAATTGTTGCTGAGAATGACCAAACAGAAGCTTGATGTGAATGAGTTTATGGAGAAACGCGGAAAGAGTAACAGCTTGCCCTATGAAATACCTGCCAAACTTAAGCAGAAGTATAATATCACCAAAGAACACAGTCTCCCCGTAGACACATATATGCTAAAATCCAAATTTCGTTCGGGCGAACGAATTGTTCTGTATTTGCCCGGTGGAGGATATGTTGAGCAACCGCTAACATGGCACTGGCATTTTTTACACAACTTAACGGAACAACTACATTGCACGGTGTATGCGCCAATCTACCCGAAAGCACCGAATTATCAGTACATGGATGCCATTGAGAGTGTTCGTAGGGTATATGAGCATGTATTAAAAATAACTGAACCGGAAAATATCGTCATTATGGGCGATTCTGCTGGCGGTGGTCTTTCATTGGCTTTTGCGCAATATTTATTAGAACAAGGATTGCCACAGCCCAAGGACATTATTCTGTTATCTCCATGGCTGGATATTACATTAAGCAACCCGGAAGTAATCACCATGATCGATCAAGAACCGATGTTGAACTGGGACATGCTGGTTGAGTCTGGGAAAAGGTATGCAGGTGAAACCCCGCGCTCACACTACTTGCTCAGCCCGATTCATGGGGAAATTAAAAGCTTGGGTAAAATTTCACTGTTTATAGGAACACATGAATTATTCCTTCCGGATGCCCGGAAATTCAAAGAAAAAGCGATCCGGCAATCGGTTGATATTAACTATTTCGAGTATCCCAAAATGAATCATGTCTTCCCCGTATTTCCTATACCCGAAGCCAAAAAGGCGCTTAAACAGATTGTGGATATTATCCAGAGTCAAGATAAATAG